One window of the Triticum dicoccoides isolate Atlit2015 ecotype Zavitan chromosome 3B, WEW_v2.0, whole genome shotgun sequence genome contains the following:
- the LOC119281679 gene encoding gibberellin 2-beta-dioxygenase 6-like — MAYSPSTPSPGAAFAVGSFPGAVSEDSMFPRPPPPTPKGHMPLPSTADATLTALFDRMILSPPVPVLRLGAPSRLRIRSSATPLVLLDSPDLASLRAAGDVGYFHLVGHGIPSQLPSSALAELSRVDASAMRASTLSTLGFSAEGEEMDAGVEPVMVFDVDELGMDALPAALEYARLMREVGMQVVGLFSGAGGVGFGEKPFAEEGGRKARCLVWVSKVGSGEPAVPPAAGDAKAYPYVVGLHCEWEQEAGASSWVMDDSGEWKAVGASDGALLVTIGDIAQVWSNGKLKKVRGMARPTPAPSSEGEEGGEPARLSITVLITLPLDSVVSPLLPLSGAGKDGGDVEEKEKEEVSEDGDEDGCSFLPISLQSYAWGLFHDQLESKDPLAPYRI, encoded by the exons ATGGCTTACTCCCCCAGCACCCCGTCCCCCGGCGCCGCCTTCGCCGTCGGGTCCTTCCCAGGAGCAGTCTCCGAGGACAGCATGTTCCCCAGACCCCCTCCGCCAACGCCTAAAGGCCACATGCCGCTCCCCTCCACCGCCGATGCCACGCTCACTGCTCTGTTCGACCGCATGATCCTCTCCCCGCCGGTTCCAGTCCTCCGCCTAGGCGCCCCCTCTCGCCTCAGAATCCGCTCGTCGGCGACTCCGCTTGTCTTGCTCGACTCCCCTGACTTGGCCTCCCTTCGCGCCGCCGGCGACGTGGGCTACTTCCACCTCGTCGGCCATGGCATCCCTTCCCAGCTGCCATCCTCTGCACTCGCTGAGCTGTCTCGCGTCGACGCGTCCGCTATGCGCGCGTCCACTCTTTCCACGCTCGGGTTCTCCGCGGAGGGTGAGGAAATGGACGCCGGCGTTGAACCCGTCATGGTGTTCGACGTCGACGAGCTGGGGATGGACGcgctcccggcggcgctggagtacGCGCGGCTGATGAGGGAGGTGGGTATGCAGGTGGTGGGGCTTTTCTCTGGGGCTGGTGGGGTGGGTTTCGGGGAGAAGCCGTTCGCggaggaggggggaaggaaggCGAGGTGCCTGGTGTGGGTCTCCAAGGTCGGCTCGGGCGAGCCGGCGGTGCCTCCGGCCGCCGGCGACGCAAAGGCGTATCCGTACGTCGTGGGACTCCATTGCGAGTGGGAGCAGGAAGCCGGTGCATCGAGCTGGGTGATGGACGACAGCGGCGAGTGGAAGGCCGTAGGCGCGAGCGATGGTGCACTCCTGGTCACCATCGGTGACATTGCTCAG GTGTGGAGCAATGGCAAGCTGAAGAAAGTGAGAGGCATGGCTCGCCCAACTCCTGCCCCCAGCAGCGAGGGTGAAGAGGGCGGGGAGCCAGCCCGCCTGTCCATCACCGTGCTGATCACACTGCCCCTGGACAGCGTCGTCTCGCCGCTGCTGCCGCTCTCTGGTGCCGGCAAAGACGGCGGCgacgtggaggagaaggagaaggaggaggtctCTGAAGACGGTGATGAGGATGGATGCAGCTTTCTCCCCATCTCCCTGCAGAGCTACGCGTGGGGGCTGTTCCATGATCAGCTTGAGTCCAAGGATCCGCTTGCCCCGTACCGCATATGA